In Eucalyptus grandis isolate ANBG69807.140 chromosome 4, ASM1654582v1, whole genome shotgun sequence, the following proteins share a genomic window:
- the LOC104442218 gene encoding subtilisin-like protease SBT4.14, which translates to MTRGKAGVWFLLCSFVSLQILRGSAAAADGNKNKEFYIVYLGDSHENEDLAAQSHLQLLSSLKGSDNEAKESLVYSYTKSFNAFAAKLSQYEAEELSSLEEVVSVFPNRYHELHTTKSWDFIGFPQTARRNPKTESDIVVALFDTGITPQSESFADKGFGPPPPKWKGSCGHYANFSGCNNKLIGAKYFKLDGTRNPSDILSPVDVQGHGTHTSSTLAGNLVPNANLFGLAGGAARGAVPWARVAMYKVCWVGEGCSDMDLLAAFDAAIHDGVDVISISIGGTMPNYTEDSIAIGAFHAMRRGILTVTSAGNDGPSLASVANHAPWLVTVAASGIDRQFRSKVQLGDGRTLWGVGVNTFDPKEKLYPLVSGADAGANSSKWSASYCMDNSLDRVKVKGKLVYCKFSMPGGDSVVKGSGGIGAIIESLQFLDTARIFMAPSTMVNGTLGEAIDKYIHSTRSPSAVIHRTEEVKIPAPFVASFSSRGPNPGSQHILKPDIAAPGINILASFTPMRSLTGLIGDTQYSKFNLMSGTSMACPHVAGIAAYVKSFHPSWTPAAIKSAIMTTAKPMSRRTNPDGEFAYGAGQLNPTRALNPGLVYDMGEMSYIQFLCSEGYPGSSLRVLLGPDQAVNCSSLVPGVGYDSLNYPTMQLTLRNARERTVGVFVRTVTNVGPARSVYNATVRAPKGVKIAVKPMSLSFTRAMQKRSFKVIVEAEPTLENQVVSGSLAWKGLHRVVRSPIVINGIRFDGEPDRLGMD; encoded by the exons atgacaagAGGAAAGGCTGGTGTctggtttcttctctgctctttcgtttctcttcaaattttgagaGGCTCTGCGGCTGCAGCTGATGGCAACAAAAATAAG GAGTTTTACATCGTTTACTTGGGAGATAGTCACGAAAATGAAGATCTTGCAGCTCAGTCACACCTGCAACTCCTTTCATCTCTCAAGGGaag TGACAATGAGGCAAAAGAGTCGTTGGTCTACAGCTACACCAAAAGCTTCAACGCTTTCGCTGCCAAGCTATCCCAATATGAGGCTGAAGAGTTATCAA GCCTAGAAGAGGTGGTCTCTGTCTTCCCCAACCGATACCACGAGCTCCACACGACCAAATCGTGGGACTTCATCGGGTTTCCTCAGACGGCGAGAAGGAACCCGAAGACGGAGAGCGACATCGTCGTGGCCCTGTTCGACACAG GGATCACGCCTCAATCTGAGAGCTTTGCTGATAAAGGGTTTGGTCCTCCACCGCCCAAATGGAAAGGAAGTTGTGGTCACTATGCTAATTTTTCAGGATGCAACAA CAAACTTATAGGAGCCAAGTACTTCAAGCTCGACGGCACGCGCAACCCGAGCGACATCCTATCTCCGGTCGACGTGCAAGGCCACGGGACCCATACCTCGTCCACCCTGGCTGGCAACCTCGTGCCTAACGCAAACCTCTTCGGCCTTGCCGGCGGGGCTGCACGGGGCGCGGTGCCGTGGGCTCGGGTGGCCATGTACAAGGTGTGCTGGGTCGGCGAGGGCTGCTCGGACATGGACTTGCTTGCAGCGTTCGACGCGGCCATTCACGATGGCGTCGACgtcatctccatctccatcggCGGCACGATGCCCAACTACACCGAGGACAGCATAGCCATCGGCGCGTTCCATGCCATGAGGAGAGGGATCCTGACCGTGACTTCTGCCGGGAACGACGGGCCAAGCTTGGCCAGCGTTGCAAACCACGCGCCGTGGCTCGTTACGGTGGCGGCCAGTGGCATCGACAGGCAGTTCCGGAGCAAAGTCCAGCTGGGGGATGGGAGGACCCTTTGG GGAGTGGGAGTGAACACGTTCGATCCGAAGGAGAAGCTCTACCCGCTGGTGAGCGGGGCGGACGCGGGGGCGAACTCGAGCAAATGGAGCGCGAGTTACTGCATGGACAACTCGCTGGATCGGGTCAAGGTGAAAGGGAAGCTCGTGTACTGCAAGTTTTCGATGCCGGGTGGCGACTCTGTCGTCAAAGGGAGCGGAGGGATCGGCGCCATCATCGAGAGCCTGCAGTTCCTCGACACTGCGCGGATATTCATGGCCCCGTCAACCATGGTGAACGGTACTCTCGGCGAGGCGATCGACAAGTACATTCACTCTACCAG ATCTCCATCAGCAGTAATACACAGAACAGAGGAAGTGAAAATACCGGCCCCATTCGTCGCGTCATTCTCTTCTCGGGGTCCAAATCCGGGGTCTCAGCACATTCTCAAG CCTGATATTGCAGCACCGGGGATCAACATATTGGCATCGTTCACGCCGATGAGGTCGCTGACCGGGCTGATAGGCGACACCCAGTACTCGAAGTTCAACCTAATGTCCGGGACATCCATGGCATGCCCTCATGTCGCCGGCATAGCCGCTTATGTCAAGTCTTTCCACCCGTCTTGGACTCCTGCTGCTATCAAATCTGCCATCATGACCACAG CGAAACCGATGAGCCGGAGGACGAACCCCGACGGCGAGTTTGCATACGGCGCCGGCCAGCTCAACCCAACCCGAGCCCTCAACCCGGGCTTAGTGTACGACATGGGGGAGATGTCCTATATTCAGTTCCTCTGCAGCGAGGGCTATCCCGGGTCCTCATTGCGGGTCCTGCTCGGCCCGGACCAGGCTGTGAACTGCTCCTCGTTGGTTCCCGGAGTCGGATACGATTCGCTCAACTACCCCACTATGCAGCTCACGCTAAGAAACGCCCGAGAACGGACGGTCGGAGTCTTTGTAAGGACGGTCACGAACGTCGGTCCCGCTCGGTCCGTATACAACGCCACGGTCAGAGCTCCAAAGGGCGTGAAGATCGCCGTCAAGCCCATGAGCCTGTCCTTCACTCGTGCGATGCAGAAGAGAAGCTTCAAGGTCATCGTGGAGGCGGAGCCGACGCTGGAGAACCAGGTCGTGTCCGGTTCGCTCGCGTGGAAAGGCTTGCATCGCGTCGTGAGGAGTCCGATCGTGATTAACGGCATCCGGTTCGATGGCGAACCGGATCGACTCGGGATGGACTGA